Genomic DNA from Enterococcus saccharolyticus subsp. saccharolyticus:
CTGATTTTACCTCAAAATACAATCCAAAAAAATCAAAACCTTTAACAGCCAAAACTGTCAAAGGTTTTGATTAATTAATTCGGCGTTTTCTCGATTGAATCCCTGCAAAGTACAATAAAACGGAAAGTGCAAATAAAAAGAGCATGGACTGAATCATTGGCATCAAATTATAAGTGGTTTTCTCCCATAATTTCGGCATATCTTGGATCATATGTGTCGTAGGCAATAACTTCGCAATACTTTGAATGGATTTAGGTAATTGATTGGTTTGAATCCCCATCATTCCTGACAAAATCATGATTAAAAAATAGGTCGACATGACCAGCCCAAAAGTCGTACTGAATTTTTTCATCAATAAGCAAATACCGTACGCTGCGAGAAACAAACTAAAACTCAACAAACAAATACCGATAACGAAGACAATCAAACCAAAAGCTGTCGGGACAGGTAATTCCAAAAAAGGAATGACTGCAACAATATAAATAAAAATAGAGACACTAGACATAATGGCTTGCGCTAAAAATTTTGCTTGCATTTGTTTTTTCTCTGAATAACCAAATAAAGCCATTCGTACGGTAACCTCTTTTTCGATTTCTTGCGAAAATAATGCAGCAAATCCAATGTAAATCACGGCTAGTGGAGAAATAAGTAGATTTGTCACAAATAATTGGGTACTAAACTGTGCTAAGTGATTCGCAGGAATTTGTTGATTAAAAATCGAATAAAATAATAATGTCATGACAATCGGAAAAATAATCCCAAATAAAATCGAGAAAAAATTCCCCAAAGAATTTAACAATTCGTACTTCACATATCTTTTCATTGGATTTGTCCTCCAATCGCATTTATGGTTAATAACTCAATGTCTTGGTTGCTACGCTTAAAATTGATACCCTGTTGAATTAAATACTGTGCTAAGTGCCATTCTTCTTCTTTGTTTTTACAAGCAATCGCCACCGTATTTTCTGGTGCTAGTAATTGGCGATAGGTCGTCAAATCAATCGTCTCATTTTTATCAAAAGTAATCACAGAATGCCCACAATATTTTTTGAACAATGCACGATGGGAATCATACGCCACCACTTTTCCTTCATGTAAAATAATCAATTTATTGGTTAATTGTTCCAACTCTTGATAATAATGTGTGACAAACAAAATGGCTGCTTCTTTTTGCTCATACCATTGCAAGATTTTTTGAATCAAAGCCCGCCGTGTTTCAAAATCAAGTCCCGTAGTCACTTCATCAAAAAAAGTAATTGGTGCATCTTGCATAAGCACTAAAATCAAGGTAAATCGTTGCTTTTGTCCACCAGACAAATCTTTGAATTTCTTTTTCAAGTGTTCTTCAAAAGCGAAAAAAGTGACTAATTCTTGTAATTTGAGATTGTTCTTATAACTCGTATTTAAAATTGCCTCTAAAATAACGCGACAACTAACGGTATCTACATAATGATTAAATTGCATATGCACCGCCATTGCTTCAGGTTTTATCTCTGATAGGATGGTGCCTTCGTATTTAATTAATCCCAAACACGCTTTAATCAAGGTTGTTTTCCCTGCGCCGTTGGAACCGATAATGCCTACACGATCTGTCGCTTGAATGTCAATCGTTTCACGAATATCTAACGCCACATTTTTTCCATAATTCACTTTTAACCGTTCAATTGTTAACATGTTCATCCCTCCAATTTACAGTGACTTCTACACCTGCGCTAGTATTCTTGATTGCCCACGTCATCTGCAATAAATCAACCAAGTTATCAACTAAATATAAACCCAATCCTGTGCCTGCTTCTTCTTCGGTTGTATCACGAATAAATGGTTCGTGAATATGATCAATCAGTTGTTCAGAGATTTTTGCGTTTTCACTGATGACAGTCACTGCTTGATTGGTCAACCGCACGAATACTCGATGATTTTGTGGTGTGTACTTCACGGCATTTTGTAGAATATTTTCGAGTATCGCTACAAATAATGCTTCTTCTGTTTCAATAGTAACCGGTGTTGTCTGCCATTCGATAGTCACTGCTCGTTCATCGGCTTTCGCTTGATAATTTTGCCAAATAACCGGTAAAAGTTGCTCGACAGCCACACGCGCTTGCGCTTCTCGCGGTTGTTCTTCAAATAAGTACATTAATTGCTGAACAATTTGTTGCATTTTTTGAATCTCTTTTTTTACTTCAGGGAGATATGTTGGTGTATCTTGGTATTTACCGACGCGATGCATCATGCTTTCAACTAAAAGTAAGGCAGAAGCAATCGGCGTTTTTAATTGATGAGAAGCATTGGTTAATAAAAGTTGTTGCTTTTGATTCATCGCTGCTAATACATTGTTCTGACAGTGGACAGCTTGCAATTGTTGGTGTAATTCTGTGTGCATCTGATTTAAGGCATTTTCTAACACTTCTAATTCATCCCCTTTATTGGGTTGATGAAAGACCAGTTCTTTTTCACGGTCACGTGTTCGTGCTTGCTGGGCAAGTAATTCGATTGGATAGGCTAACTTTCGACTAAACCAATGTGCAATGAGCAATGACATCACCAATAACACGACAAGAATCATCGGTGTGCTTTGCAAAACAATCGGAAATAATTCATTTAATTTAGGAGTCATTGCCGAAGCAACCGTCACATAGATTTCTTGGTCCACTTCTTTAAAAGCAACATAACTAGCGTAACTATTGGTATTTTGCTCAACCGTGCCAGCAAAAATCCAGATATCATCTGTAGTAGTATAGATTTCTTGATTGTCTGAGCCTTCAATCATTTCAAATGGATACGTTTGGACATTTTGGATTTCCACGAACGTTTGCTGAATCGGCGTATACATTTCTTTGACTAATGCTATCACTGGTGCAAAATCTTTTTCATCCCAAGACACATCCAATTCTTTTTCTGAATTAGTGAATTGAAAGGACGTGCGTAATTGATGATATAGCGCTCGCAATTCAGGCGCCTTTAATACTACATCCATTGAAGCATTCGCCGTAGATACTTGAATCGTATTTCCTGTATGCGGTAATTTTATACTCATCAATAAAAAATTATCGGACAATTGATAGTCGTCAGCAAACGTTTTCCCTTGAATAAATCGACGTTGGACTTCTTCGATAGTTTGCAAATAGCGATCTGTTTTATAACGAGCATATAATCCCGGTAGCATCCATAGAAAATAGCCAATAATCAAACTTCCTAATAACAATGTCATCAATACAGTATAAATCATGGTTTTTTGGGTAATCGTACGATTAATTTTCTTCATAGCAATACCCCATTCCAATAACCGTCTTAATGACTTCCACAGGTAACTT
This window encodes:
- a CDS encoding sensor histidine kinase is translated as MKKINRTITQKTMIYTVLMTLLLGSLIIGYFLWMLPGLYARYKTDRYLQTIEEVQRRFIQGKTFADDYQLSDNFLLMSIKLPHTGNTIQVSTANASMDVVLKAPELRALYHQLRTSFQFTNSEKELDVSWDEKDFAPVIALVKEMYTPIQQTFVEIQNVQTYPFEMIEGSDNQEIYTTTDDIWIFAGTVEQNTNSYASYVAFKEVDQEIYVTVASAMTPKLNELFPIVLQSTPMILVVLLVMSLLIAHWFSRKLAYPIELLAQQARTRDREKELVFHQPNKGDELEVLENALNQMHTELHQQLQAVHCQNNVLAAMNQKQQLLLTNASHQLKTPIASALLLVESMMHRVGKYQDTPTYLPEVKKEIQKMQQIVQQLMYLFEEQPREAQARVAVEQLLPVIWQNYQAKADERAVTIEWQTTPVTIETEEALFVAILENILQNAVKYTPQNHRVFVRLTNQAVTVISENAKISEQLIDHIHEPFIRDTTEEEAGTGLGLYLVDNLVDLLQMTWAIKNTSAGVEVTVNWRDEHVNN
- a CDS encoding ABC transporter permease, with product MKRYVKYELLNSLGNFFSILFGIIFPIVMTLLFYSIFNQQIPANHLAQFSTQLFVTNLLISPLAVIYIGFAALFSQEIEKEVTVRMALFGYSEKKQMQAKFLAQAIMSSVSIFIYIVAVIPFLELPVPTAFGLIVFVIGICLLSFSLFLAAYGICLLMKKFSTTFGLVMSTYFLIMILSGMMGIQTNQLPKSIQSIAKLLPTTHMIQDMPKLWEKTTYNLMPMIQSMLFLFALSVLLYFAGIQSRKRRIN
- a CDS encoding ABC transporter ATP-binding protein codes for the protein MLTIERLKVNYGKNVALDIRETIDIQATDRVGIIGSNGAGKTTLIKACLGLIKYEGTILSEIKPEAMAVHMQFNHYVDTVSCRVILEAILNTSYKNNLKLQELVTFFAFEEHLKKKFKDLSGGQKQRFTLILVLMQDAPITFFDEVTTGLDFETRRALIQKILQWYEQKEAAILFVTHYYQELEQLTNKLIILHEGKVVAYDSHRALFKKYCGHSVITFDKNETIDLTTYRQLLAPENTVAIACKNKEEEWHLAQYLIQQGINFKRSNQDIELLTINAIGGQIQ